In Populus alba chromosome 1, ASM523922v2, whole genome shotgun sequence, a single window of DNA contains:
- the LOC118033009 gene encoding uncharacterized protein: MKWLCFIFLHIQMLSFCCLSLCYIRQPSPLPRLSWLTSKKTTPVVSLWLAPVYGHGFKRTSKDQSYFVPSFIVHAVEKDSEKYEIDSDKAKEALQKLDQQLQAFSEKQISSPKIRASDVKLTRDEMTEEVPEVSGSVLVYTAAALFLFTIFYNIFFLTVLQPYVDGPLPKPEPETIQAITATTMERKPPKEAILQLLPLMSEVLLHSSGGGNN; this comes from the exons ATGAAGTGGCTCTGTTTCATTTTCTTGCACATTCAGATGCTTTCTTTCTGCTGTCTCTCCCTCTGCTATATCAGGCAGCCATCACCACTTCCTCGACTCTCCTGGCTCACCAGCAAGAAGACGACACCAGTAGTTTCTCTGTGGCTGGCACCTGTATATGGTCATGGCTTCAAGAGAACAAGCAAAGACCAATCTTATTTTGTACCTTCTTTTATTGTCCACGCTGTAGAGAAAGACTCGGAAAAATATGAGATAGACTCGGACAAGGCCAAAGAAGCCCTTCAAAAACTTGACCAGCAGCTCCAAGCCTTCTCTGAGAAACAAATCAGCTCTCCAAAGATAAGAG CTTCTGACGTGAAACTTACAAGAGATGAAATGACAGAAGAAGTGCCGGAAGTTTCAGGGTCTGTCCTGGTATATACAGCTGCAgctctctttcttttcacaatttTCTACAACATATTCTTCCTTACAGTGCTACAACCATACGTAGACGGGCCACTACCCAAGCCAGAACCTGAAACAATTCAAGCAATCACTGCTACTACAATGGAAAGAAAACCTCCCAAAGAAGCTATTTTGCAGCTGCTGCCATTAATGTCTGAAGTTCTTCTACATAGCTCTGGAGGTGGCAATAATTAA
- the LOC118032887 gene encoding translocation protein SEC62 isoform X1, which yields MKKSGGGADKKRVRRSSGAVPNGTRDPNTDTPPRRQAAKKDVFQLFAEKVRDHKGLVSRWAVLQETRVEYFRGKDFVGFLKNHPEIKDILESNKNLEVEEIVDTLLSKNLLVRCDRVVKTVRPGKKKLSTWPAHLEIFPDQVFSENDSFFAWTFVKQRPLWQTLLSLSWPVLTLAICLFPVYPHGCKLLILYSCAGLLLLIFSLLSLRATVFGALYIILGKRVWLFPNILAEEATLGELFRLWPNKDEEERPKWTTRLFYALLAVLVILLLRHHAPDEAARARYQKRMSNIIDDVLEWSPSLALSGMMEKQPTVVNATEPNDFTDSGQTDSRKVPPAGDEGGETILEQHEDEEIKNTEDAADQHQHQDHI from the exons ATGAAGAAATCAGGAGGGGGAGCAGACAAGAAAAGGGTTCGAAGATCATCAGGAGCTGTACCAAATGGCACCAGAGATCCAAACACTGATACCCCCCCCAGG AGACAGGCTGCAAAAAAAGATGTGTTTCAGTTGTTTGCCGAGAAGGTAAGAGATCACAAGGGTTTGGTTTCTCGTTGGGCCGTCTTACAAGAGACACGTGTTGAATATTTTAGAGGAAAGGATTTTGTAGGCTTTCTGAAAAATCATCCAGAGATTAAAGATATATTAGAGTCAAATAAGAATTTAGAGGTTGAAGAAATTGTTGATACTTTATTAAGTAAGAACCTTTTAGTGCGTTGTGATCGCGTGGTGAAAACTGTTCGTCCTGGGAAGAAAAAGTTGTCTACCTGGCCAGCACATCTAGAGATCTTTCCT GATCAAGTGTTTTCAGAAAATGATTCCTTTTTTGCATGGACGTTCGTAAAACAGAGGCCGTTATGGCAGACACTCCTCTCACTTTCTTGGCCTGTGCTGACTCTTGCAATTTGCTTGTTTCCTGTATACCCACATGGGTGCAAGCTATTAATCCTCTACTCTTGTGCTGGACTTCTTTTGCTTATTTTCTCACTTCTTTCAT TGAGAGCAACAGTATTCGGTGCTTTATACATCATTCTTGGAAAGCGTGTTTGGTTATTCCCTAACATCCTTGCTGAAGAAGCTACCTTGGGAGAATTATTCCGTTTATGGCCAAACAAGGATGAGGAGGAGAGGCCCAAGTGGACAACGAGGCTTTTCTATGCATTACTAGCTGTGCTCGTTATATTACTGCTGAGGCACCATGCCCCCGATGAAGCTGCCAGAGCAAG GTATCAGAAGCGGATGTCCAACATAATTGACGACGTTCTTGAGTGGTCTCCAAGTTTGGCGCTGTCTGGAATGATGGAGAAGCAGCCAACTGTGGTGAATGCCACAGAACCCAACGATTTTACAGATTCTGGTCAAACAGACTCGAGGAAGGTGCCTCCAGCAGGTGATGAAGGTGGAGAAACCATCTTAGAACAACACgaggatgaagaaattaaaaacacagAGGATGCCGCTGATCAACATCAGCATCAAGATCATATATGA
- the LOC118032887 gene encoding translocation protein SEC62 isoform X2, producing the protein MQTLRQAAKKDVFQLFAEKVRDHKGLVSRWAVLQETRVEYFRGKDFVGFLKNHPEIKDILESNKNLEVEEIVDTLLSKNLLVRCDRVVKTVRPGKKKLSTWPAHLEIFPDQVFSENDSFFAWTFVKQRPLWQTLLSLSWPVLTLAICLFPVYPHGCKLLILYSCAGLLLLIFSLLSLRATVFGALYIILGKRVWLFPNILAEEATLGELFRLWPNKDEEERPKWTTRLFYALLAVLVILLLRHHAPDEAARARYQKRMSNIIDDVLEWSPSLALSGMMEKQPTVVNATEPNDFTDSGQTDSRKVPPAGDEGGETILEQHEDEEIKNTEDAADQHQHQDHI; encoded by the exons ATGCAAACTTTG AGACAGGCTGCAAAAAAAGATGTGTTTCAGTTGTTTGCCGAGAAGGTAAGAGATCACAAGGGTTTGGTTTCTCGTTGGGCCGTCTTACAAGAGACACGTGTTGAATATTTTAGAGGAAAGGATTTTGTAGGCTTTCTGAAAAATCATCCAGAGATTAAAGATATATTAGAGTCAAATAAGAATTTAGAGGTTGAAGAAATTGTTGATACTTTATTAAGTAAGAACCTTTTAGTGCGTTGTGATCGCGTGGTGAAAACTGTTCGTCCTGGGAAGAAAAAGTTGTCTACCTGGCCAGCACATCTAGAGATCTTTCCT GATCAAGTGTTTTCAGAAAATGATTCCTTTTTTGCATGGACGTTCGTAAAACAGAGGCCGTTATGGCAGACACTCCTCTCACTTTCTTGGCCTGTGCTGACTCTTGCAATTTGCTTGTTTCCTGTATACCCACATGGGTGCAAGCTATTAATCCTCTACTCTTGTGCTGGACTTCTTTTGCTTATTTTCTCACTTCTTTCAT TGAGAGCAACAGTATTCGGTGCTTTATACATCATTCTTGGAAAGCGTGTTTGGTTATTCCCTAACATCCTTGCTGAAGAAGCTACCTTGGGAGAATTATTCCGTTTATGGCCAAACAAGGATGAGGAGGAGAGGCCCAAGTGGACAACGAGGCTTTTCTATGCATTACTAGCTGTGCTCGTTATATTACTGCTGAGGCACCATGCCCCCGATGAAGCTGCCAGAGCAAG GTATCAGAAGCGGATGTCCAACATAATTGACGACGTTCTTGAGTGGTCTCCAAGTTTGGCGCTGTCTGGAATGATGGAGAAGCAGCCAACTGTGGTGAATGCCACAGAACCCAACGATTTTACAGATTCTGGTCAAACAGACTCGAGGAAGGTGCCTCCAGCAGGTGATGAAGGTGGAGAAACCATCTTAGAACAACACgaggatgaagaaattaaaaacacagAGGATGCCGCTGATCAACATCAGCATCAAGATCATATATGA